CCAGCATGGACAACCTGGTCAGCATTCACTCCCTGGTGGCCCTGGAAGCCTACACCCTGCTCGTCATACTGCCCTTTCTGGTGCCGGGACTCTTTGCCCTGACCAAGGCCATGTCCGGACTTGCCTGGCGCTATCCGCTCATCGGTCGCCTTTTGTGACCCCAGGGTGGCAACAGGGCACAGGAAAGATAAAGAACCGGCGCCGATTACTGCAATCAGCCTTCTTTATCCTGTTTCTCCTGGCGCCTCCCCTGAACATCCTGCGCTTTGATTTTTACGCCAACCACCTGGTGCTGTTCGGTCAGAATATAGAGCTGGGCTTCACCGGCTTTCAATACGGGTTCACTCCGGCATCCGAAGTCATCATCAACCTGGTCTTCAAAGCCTTTCTACCCCTGGCGGCTGCCGGCCTGTTGTTGCTCTGGACAGCCTGGCGTTGGGGGCGGCTCTACTGCGGCTGGCTCTGCCCTCATTTCAGCATGGTGGAAGGCCTCAACCACCTCATGCTGCGGGCCACGGGCAAACCCCAGCTGTGGGAGTCCCAGACCTTACCCGCCCGCCAGCCTGACGGCAGTCTGTTGAAACCCAACCCCTGGTACTGGATTCTCCTGGTGCTCATTGCAGCGGCCATGGCATTTGCCTGGTCGGTGGCCAGCATCACCTATGTCCTGCCACCAGATGTCATCTATTACAACCTGCTGCATGACCAGCTGAGCCGCCCCCAGTTCCTGTTCATCAGTATCCTGAGCCTGGTGCTGTTCCTGGACTTCCTGTTTGCGCGTCATCTTTTTTGCCGTTTCGGCTGCTCCGTGGGCGTGATACAAAGCCTGGCATGGATGGCCAACCGAAATGCCATGACCATCGGTTTCAACCGCAGCCGCGCCAGGGACTGCCAGGAATGCAACAATGCCTGCGACAATGTCTGTCCCATGCGCCTCAAGCCCCGCACTCTCAAGCGCAGGATGTTCACTTGCACCCAGTGCGGGGAATGTATTGAGGCCTGCACCCGGGTGGAGGCTCCCCGGGGCCGGGACAGCCTGCTAAAATGGGTCGAGGGTGACTGCGCACAGCACAAGATAACGGGAAGAGAGCATGGCAAAGACTGTTTCTGATCTCCTGGAACTGGTGGAGATGGAAGAACATGTAGGCGGCTGGTGGCACGACTTCATCACCCGCCACAGTGAACAGCGCCATCCCGAAGCCGCCGTGGCCCTGGCAGACATACAGCAGCTACTGGGTATCTGGTTCCGCGCCCTGGGCGGTGACGGCGGCCTGGAGATCGCCACAGCAGACGCCACCCTGAGCAACGCCCGGCGCAGCCTCCTGCAACGCATGGCGGGCACCCAAAGGAAAACCGAGCTGGCCTGGCGGGATGAAAACGCCCTGCGCCTGCCACCGGTGATCGACATCTTTCCCAACCCACAGCTCAACCGCGACCTCTACCTGTGGCTGGGCGCCCTGGCTGCCATGGACGATGAAAGCACCGACGAGCCCTGGTTCCGGCACAACCAGCGTATATCCCGCAGGGCCCTGGAACGTTTTCCCGGTCTCAGGGACAAGTACCTGGATCTGGTGCAGGCACATCTCGAACAACGTAAGCTGGGGCATTGGCCTGCGGACGAGATCGCCCAGGAGCAGGCCATTCGCAGAGCGCTCATCGAACCGGGAAGCATGGACGCCCTGCCTCCCTCCCGGCGCATGCCGGTTCCCGTGCCCCTGTGGCTGCATCCCAATCCCCCACAGGCCACCCCCATGCCCGCCGCGGAACCCCCCGAAGATCCCGGCGCCGGTGGCGGCAAGGTGAAGGAACTGGAAGAGGTTGCACGCAAGCAGACCGAGAAAGCCGAAACCCAGGACAGCGACCGGGGATTGATCACCGTGCGCATGGAAAACATTTTCTCCTGGGGCGAACATGTCAACGTGGACCGGGGCACCGAGGACGAAGACAACGACGAGCGCGCCGACGAAGTGGCCAGGGACCTGGACAAGATCAGCGTCACGCGCAACGGCAAGGCGGCCAAGACAAGAATCAGGTTCGACCTGGACCTGCCTGCCGAAGCCGAGGACGATGAAATCATCAGCGATGACCTGATGCTCCCGGAATGGGACTGGAAGAAACGCCAGCTACTGGCGGATCACTGCCGGGTGGTGGAACTGGTGGCTCGGGATGCCCAGGCCATTGCCCTGCCCAAGCGCCTGGACCGCACCGCCGCCAAGCTGCGCAGCCAGTTCCAGGCCCTGGCCCCGGCAAGAGTCTGGCATCGCGCCAGGCCGGATGGCGAGGAAGTGGACCTGGACGCCTACCTGCGCTACCGCACCGACCGCGCCAGCGGCTGCCAGGTGGCCGCGGACAATCTCTACCGGCAGATGAACGCGGGCGCGCGGGATCTGGCCTGCCTGCTGCTGGCGGACCTGTCCCTGTCCACGGACACCTGGGTGAACGATGAATCACGGGTGCTGGACGTGATCCAGGACAGTCTTTACCTGTTTGCCGAAAGCCTGGCCGCCACCGGCGATCAGTTTGGCATCTACGGCTTCTCCTCGCGCAAGCGCGATCCCATCCGCATCCACACCATCAAGACCTTCGAGGAAACCTACAACGGGCGCATCCGCGGACGCATACGGGCATTGACCCCCGGCTACTACACCCGCCTGGGTGCAGGCATACGCTACGCGGCGGAACGCCTCAAAGACCAGGGTGCGGGCCGTCGCCTGCTGTTGATCCTCACCGATGGCAAGCCCAACGACCTGGATCAATACGAAGGGCGCTACGGCATCGAGGATACCCGGCATGCCATCCAGAGCGTGCGAAACCTGGGTTTTCACCCTTTCTGCGTCACCATCGACCAGAAAGGCAACGATTACCTGCCCCACTTGTTCGGCTCCAGCGGCTACGTCGTGATCCGCGACCCCATGGAACTCCCCGGACAATTACCCCTGCTCTACGCCCGGCTCACCGCCCAGCAGCATTGAAATCGGCATTGTCCCCGAAATTGTCGGCTTCGGTTGACTGGCATCAACCCCGGCGTTTTACTCCCCCATTTCAAAGTGCTAGGGTTTAATCAAGCAAGCGGGCAATGGATGTGCAAGGATTTGCCTTGAACAAACCAAGAACAACAAGCCATGGAACCATGCAGTGACACCGGAGGACGGAAAGGACCGTTTGAGAGACGGAATTCGTCTCTATCAAAGTCAATTTATCGCGAGGCACGGTGGTCATGAAAATCAAAATCCTGGTATCCACGGCGCTCCTCCTGGGGTTGGGCATTCAAAGCAGCCTGTTCGCTGCTTCACCCAGGGAAGAAGCCATCAACAAGGGATATGAACATTACAAGATCTTTTGCATCAACTGTCACGGCAAGAAGGCAGATGGTAAGGGGCCGTTGGCGGCCAGCCTGAAGATTGCGCCCGCCGACCTGACCCTGCTGAAACAGTCCGACCCGGACACCTGTATCGCCGAGCGAGTGTTGAAAGCTGTCTCAGGCGTGCATGACAGCGTTCCGGGACAAAAGGCCAATATGCCGACCTTCAGCGGGAACCTGGAAAGCATTACCATCTATGAGCTCGTGCAGTTCCTGAAGGCCATCCAGAAGTAACCTGAATCCGTGGGTTCAGAGGGAGCGCAGAGCGCAAGATATTGATTCGGATAGCGTAATGAAAAATCGCAGCCATACCCATAGGTCTGGTGAGATTTTTCATATAGCTAGACGGATCAAGAGCTTGTGCTATGTGCCCCGATGAACTCACGGATTCAGGAAGTAATCCTACAGATGGCGTTTCAGCCTTACCGGCCGGGCGGTGGCCGGATCGTCCGGCCACTGGTGCTTGGGATAGCGGCCACGCATTTCCTTCTTCACCTGTTCCCAGGCCCCGGCCCAGAATGCCGCAAGGTCCGTGGTCACCTGCAGGGGACGTCCCGCGGGTGACAAAAGGTGCAGCACCAGTGGCAGGCGGCCATGAAACACGGCGGGCGTCCGGGCCATGCCGTACATGAGCTGCAAAGGAGCCGCCAGCACCGGGGGCGAGGTTTGGTAGTCAATGGCTGCGGTGCTGCCATCGCCGAGCTTCCAGCGTCCGGGCAGCAGCTCGTCCAGCCGTTGCCCCTGTTCCCAGCTCATCATTCCCCGCAACACCGGGACCAGATCGATGCGCCGAACCTCCTTCAGGGAGCGCAGACCTTCTATCCAGGGCCCCAGCCAGGTTTCGAGATGACGGGTCAGCCATTCGGGGTTCACCTCCGGCCAATCACTCTGATCATCCAGTTGACGGGCAAGCTGCAGGCGCGCCTGGAGCTGGCGGGCCTCATCGGACCAGTTCAGGCAGTCCAGCCCCTTTTCCAGAATTGCCTGTAGAAGGATTTTGGTCACTGCGGGATCATTGCTGTCCACCGGCACCTCCTGAACGGTCAACTGCAGGGCTCCCAGGGTGGATATGACGCGCTTGCTCACCCGCTCTGTCCGGGCATCCCAGCCCAGCTCCGTATTTTCCTGAATATGCCTGGCATGGACGGCCTGCAACTCCCCCTCATCCAGTTCCAGGGCCAGCCAGATACGTCCCTCGCGGCTCCCGGCATCCATCTGGGCAATGGCCAGGTATGGGGCCGTCGCCAGGCTATCGTCCCGGGGCAGCACCGCTCCCTTGCCCGATGCCATGAGGTAGCGTCCTTCCGAACCTGGCCGCCTCTGGGCCACCCGGTCAGGAAAAGCCAGGGACAACAACGCCGCGGCCGAGCATGTTTCCTTGGCCTGTTGCATTCCCTTGCCCTGGCGCAGCAGCCGATCGCCCAGGCGCAGGATCTGGCGACAGGCCCCGGCATCGAAATCGGCAGGTACCTTGCCGCCCTGGCGCAACACATCCAGCGCCCGCAGACGCAGATACAGGTCAGCGGGCCGTGGAACGCCCTGCCGGTAACGCCAGGGGTCCCGCTCCGACAACAGGGCCGCCAGATCCGCAGCCCGCAGATTGCCACTGCCACCGCATACCAGCAGCTGCGCCAACCGGGGATGCAGGCCCAGGCGGGTCATTTGTCGCCCCTGGGCCGTTATATGACCGGCTTCATCCAGGGCATCGAGCATACGCAGCAGGTCCACGGCCTGGTTCCATGCAGCCACCGGCGGCCTGTCCAGCCAGGACAGATCTGCCGCATTCTTTACTCCCCAACCGGCCAGCTCCAGCACCAGTGAGGCCAGGTCAGCCTGCAGGATTTCCGCAGGGCGCTGGACAGGCCGGCTGCGGAACTCCTGTTCGGTGTACGCCCGGTAACAGGTGCCCGGTCCCAGACGCCCGGCACGCCCGGCACGCTGAATGGCCGATGCCTGAGCCACGGGCTGTACCTTCAATCGGCTGAGACCGCTGTCAGGATCGAATACGGGCTTTCGACTCAAACCACTGTCCACCACCGTGCGGATGCCCTCGATGGTCAGACTGGTTTCCGCCACATCGGTGGCCAGCACCACCCGCCGCGGATGGTTCGGCGCCGGGCGCAACACCCGGCCCTGGGTGGCCGCATCCATCTCTCCGTGCAACTGCAGGACTTCTGCGGCTATCTGCATGCCAAGCAGGCTTTCCTGCAGTCTTTGGATTTCCCCCTTTCCGGGAAGAAACACCAGCACGTCCCCTTCCTGCTCCTCCAGGGCTCGATACACCAACCTGGCTGTGGCCTGCAGAACATCCCGGCCAGCCGGGCGAGCCAGGTGTTCGATATGCACGGAATACAGGCCACCATCAGAGGTGATCACGGTTCCGCCAATGAGATTGGCCACCGCCTGTTCATCCAGGGTGGCCGACATGATCAACAGCCGCAGATCCTCACGCAGAGATGCGCAGACATCCAGACACAAGGCCAGGGCCAGATCCGCCTGCAGGGATCGCTCGTGAAATTCATCGAAGATCACCAGCCCCACATCGGACAGTTCGGGATCATCCTGCAGACGCCGCACCAGGAGGCCTTCGGTGAGTACCTCGATCCGGGTATGCTTCCCGATGCGCCTGTCCATGCGCACCTGGTAGCCAACACTCGCTCCCACTTCTTCATTCATCAGATCCGCCATGAAAGCGGCCGCCATGCGGGCCGCCGGCCGGCGGGGCTCGAGCATGAGAATCTTTTTCCCCTGCAGCCAGGGTTCATTCAGCAACGCCAGGGGCACCCGGGTAGTCTTTCCCGAACCCGGAGGTGAACTCAGAACCGCATGTTTGCGCGGTAGGGTCTGGCGCAGCCGGGGCAGTATTTCTTCAACAGGCAGGGACATGGAGCGGATCATAACACCCGCAGTCACCCGCGGAACACACCGCTGGCATCGATGTTTACCTTGATCTTGATCTATGACCATCTGAAATGAAATTGCTAGAATTACCAGCCCCTGTAGACACCAACATTCCCCCTTGTCTCTGAATCGTCGCCCGCCAATCCACCACGCAGTACGCAGAATCCAGGTTCTGCTGACCCTGGCGCTGATCCTGCTTGGCACCCAGGGATGTGAACAGCCGCCCCTGGTGGAAAGACTGCGGGCCAAAGGTATCCTGCGTGTGGCAACGGTGGCCGGCCCCCTGAGTTGCTACCTGGGAGAAAAAGGCCCTGCAGGACTGGAATATGATCTGGTAACCCGTTTTGCCCGGCATCTGAAGCTGAAACCCCGGATTGTGGTCTATCCCACCCGCAATGCCGCCATCGCCGCCCTGCACAGGGGCGAGGTGGAAATGGCCGCCGGCTTCATCATTCCTGTTCCCATCGATGAGCCACCTCATTACCTGTCCAGCGCACTGGTGCAGACCACCGCCTCCTTCGCACATTTCATGGGCTACAAGCGATTCAACCCGGAAAACATGGACAAGGTACCGGTCACGGTTCCCAAGGGCAGCTACGCCGAAAAACTGCTGGAACAAACGCCTGTCTCCCTGAAAAAACTGGAGAATGTCGCCGAAGAAACCCTGCTCTCACAGATCGACCAGGGCATCCATCACTATACCCTCACCAACCGTGCACAGCTCAAGGCACACAGAAGTATCCTGCCCCGGCTGGTTCCAGGCACAAGGCTGGAGCAGCCCTTGGGAATTCGCTGGCTGTTTGCCCGGTTCTACGACAAGAGCCTGCTGAACCAGGCCAACGATTTTCTCAGGGATCAGGCAGGCAACGGTTACCTGGAAGAACTTCAGAGCAAGTACATCGATAGCCTGCCCAAGCGCAACTATGTCACCCGCCGGGATTTCTGGAAGCACATCGAAGACCGCCTGCCCCGCTATCTCGATCTTTTCAGGCAAGCCGGGGAAAAAACCGGCATCGACTGGCGCCTTCTGGCAGCCATTGGCTACCAGGAATCCCATTGGAAAGCCAAAGCCAAATCACCCACAGGCGTACGCGGCATCATGATGCTCACTCTGGACACGGCCCGCCAGCAAGGCATCGACAGCCGTCTCGATCCCGCCCAGAGCATCCTGGGCGGCGCCCGCCATCTGCTGTGGGTGGCAAAGCGCATCCCCGAACGCATCCAGGGAGACGACCGGTTGTGGTTCACCCTGGCAAGCTACAACATCGGCTATGGGCACCTGGAAGATGCCAGGATACTCACGGAACGCCATGGAAAGAATCCCGACAAGTGGGAAGACGTCAAACGCCACCTTCCCCTGCTGAGCAAGAAGAAATACTACAGCACTTTAAAAAATGGCAAAGCGAGGGGCGGCGAACCCGTCGCCTATGTCGAGAACATCCGCTATTACTACCGCTTGCTGGTGCACTGGGACAACACCCGTAGGGGACTGGATTGCACCAGCCCGTTTCAGCCGCGTCTGGCACGAAAGAACTGACGCAGCAGCGCGGCGCTTTCCTCCGCCAGCAGTCCCCCTTCCGCTTCTGTCAGGTGATTGAAACGCCGGTCAGATGGCAGCAGGTCGAACACACTGCCCGCCGCACCAGTTCGCGGATCAGAGGCGCCAAAGATCACCTTGCCCACCCTTGCATGCACGATGGCCCCCGCGCACATGGGACAGGGCTCAAGGGTGACATAGAGTGTGGTTTCCGGCAGCCGGTAGTTTTTCATCCGTTCACCTGCATCCCGCAGCGCCATGATTTCCGCATGCGCGCTGGGATCGTGCCGACCTATGGGCTGATTCCAGCCCTCACCAATGATCTCATTGTCCAGCACCACCACCGCACCTACCGGCACTTCCCCTTGCGCCTCAGCGCGCTGCGCCAATTCCAGGGCGTGCTGCATGAACGTATCGCCTGTACCTATCCTACGCATTTTGATTACAGCCTGGTGGAAGATGTGGATTGATGATGTAAATGATGCAAACCGCATCGGATCCCGGTGAAACCTGGTTGGGTAAATTGCAGCAAATATCTTTACTGCTGCCTGCTGGCGGGATTGCGTTGTTCCGGAAGAATCTTGTTGGCAAAATAATGATCGGCATCTTCAATATCAACGGGGTTCTCTTCGAGATCCACCAGAGGCAGTTCATAGTCACTCCAACCGCGCAGGCCGGTCTTCAGGGAAATGACATTCTCATAACCCATCTGCTGCAGGGTATAAGCGGCCAACGCCGAGCGGTTTCCCGAGCGGCAAACCAGCACAACCGGTCGATGCCTGGCTTCAACCAGTTCCGGTTCTGTTTCCTCGAAGTCCCACTCACAAGCATTTTCCAGGATACCCCGTGGTACATTCAGAGAGTCGGCTATGTGCATGGTGTCGTATTCATGTGTTTCACGAATATCGACAATCAGTGTTTCCGGATGGGCTTGCAGATATTCTTCCACATCCCAGGGCATCATTTCGGTAATATGCGGGGTGATTTCAGCGGCAATTTGAGCAAATGTTTTCATTGAAAATTCAACAGCCAGAGTAATTTTGCTTGAGGTTATCCCATCCCGGTAACAAACTCAATCCAAGTGGTAGAGGAATCTCTGATGAACTCCGGATACAGATATCAGGGGCAAAATTCTGTCTTCAAGTTAAAATCATCGAATGCAGAGTGCTGAGAGTAAAAGAGTAGAAAAGATCGAGCTTCTGATCGAACAGGCGGTCAGGCTGCGCGAGGACGACTCGGCTCGAGCCATAGAACTGTGCGACGAAGCTATTGCTCTGGCCAAAAAGATTGAAGCTTCAGAACTGTCAGCACAGGCTTCTGTTCTACTGGCCCAGGCCCTGCTCTACAACGGCCGCTCCCAGGAGGCACTGGATACTGCATTGCGCCTGGTAAACAGCACCGGCCAGCGATCAAAAACTCTGAAGGCAGACGCTCTGGACACACTGGCGCTGGTTTACGACACACTCGGTGCTTACCAGGATTCACTGCAAATACGCCTGGAACAACTCGATATCCTGCAGCAGCTTGAAGATGATCTGGGAATAGCCAATGTCCTGCACGCCATAGGGGTAGCCTATGCGCGCATGGATGACCACGCCAAATCCCTGGAAAACTACGAGCAGGCATACCGATTGAAGCAGTCGTTGGGCGCAT
This sequence is a window from Thiolapillus brandeum. Protein-coding genes within it:
- a CDS encoding 4Fe-4S binding protein, which produces MTPGWQQGTGKIKNRRRLLQSAFFILFLLAPPLNILRFDFYANHLVLFGQNIELGFTGFQYGFTPASEVIINLVFKAFLPLAAAGLLLLWTAWRWGRLYCGWLCPHFSMVEGLNHLMLRATGKPQLWESQTLPARQPDGSLLKPNPWYWILLVLIAAAMAFAWSVASITYVLPPDVIYYNLLHDQLSRPQFLFISILSLVLFLDFLFARHLFCRFGCSVGVIQSLAWMANRNAMTIGFNRSRARDCQECNNACDNVCPMRLKPRTLKRRMFTCTQCGECIEACTRVEAPRGRDSLLKWVEGDCAQHKITGREHGKDCF
- a CDS encoding nitric oxide reductase activation protein NorD, coding for MAKTVSDLLELVEMEEHVGGWWHDFITRHSEQRHPEAAVALADIQQLLGIWFRALGGDGGLEIATADATLSNARRSLLQRMAGTQRKTELAWRDENALRLPPVIDIFPNPQLNRDLYLWLGALAAMDDESTDEPWFRHNQRISRRALERFPGLRDKYLDLVQAHLEQRKLGHWPADEIAQEQAIRRALIEPGSMDALPPSRRMPVPVPLWLHPNPPQATPMPAAEPPEDPGAGGGKVKELEEVARKQTEKAETQDSDRGLITVRMENIFSWGEHVNVDRGTEDEDNDERADEVARDLDKISVTRNGKAAKTRIRFDLDLPAEAEDDEIISDDLMLPEWDWKKRQLLADHCRVVELVARDAQAIALPKRLDRTAAKLRSQFQALAPARVWHRARPDGEEVDLDAYLRYRTDRASGCQVAADNLYRQMNAGARDLACLLLADLSLSTDTWVNDESRVLDVIQDSLYLFAESLAATGDQFGIYGFSSRKRDPIRIHTIKTFEETYNGRIRGRIRALTPGYYTRLGAGIRYAAERLKDQGAGRRLLLILTDGKPNDLDQYEGRYGIEDTRHAIQSVRNLGFHPFCVTIDQKGNDYLPHLFGSSGYVVIRDPMELPGQLPLLYARLTAQQH
- a CDS encoding c-type cytochrome, with the translated sequence MKIKILVSTALLLGLGIQSSLFAASPREEAINKGYEHYKIFCINCHGKKADGKGPLAASLKIAPADLTLLKQSDPDTCIAERVLKAVSGVHDSVPGQKANMPTFSGNLESITIYELVQFLKAIQK
- the hrpB gene encoding ATP-dependent helicase HrpB, whose translation is MSLPVEEILPRLRQTLPRKHAVLSSPPGSGKTTRVPLALLNEPWLQGKKILMLEPRRPAARMAAAFMADLMNEEVGASVGYQVRMDRRIGKHTRIEVLTEGLLVRRLQDDPELSDVGLVIFDEFHERSLQADLALALCLDVCASLREDLRLLIMSATLDEQAVANLIGGTVITSDGGLYSVHIEHLARPAGRDVLQATARLVYRALEEQEGDVLVFLPGKGEIQRLQESLLGMQIAAEVLQLHGEMDAATQGRVLRPAPNHPRRVVLATDVAETSLTIEGIRTVVDSGLSRKPVFDPDSGLSRLKVQPVAQASAIQRAGRAGRLGPGTCYRAYTEQEFRSRPVQRPAEILQADLASLVLELAGWGVKNAADLSWLDRPPVAAWNQAVDLLRMLDALDEAGHITAQGRQMTRLGLHPRLAQLLVCGGSGNLRAADLAALLSERDPWRYRQGVPRPADLYLRLRALDVLRQGGKVPADFDAGACRQILRLGDRLLRQGKGMQQAKETCSAAALLSLAFPDRVAQRRPGSEGRYLMASGKGAVLPRDDSLATAPYLAIAQMDAGSREGRIWLALELDEGELQAVHARHIQENTELGWDARTERVSKRVISTLGALQLTVQEVPVDSNDPAVTKILLQAILEKGLDCLNWSDEARQLQARLQLARQLDDQSDWPEVNPEWLTRHLETWLGPWIEGLRSLKEVRRIDLVPVLRGMMSWEQGQRLDELLPGRWKLGDGSTAAIDYQTSPPVLAAPLQLMYGMARTPAVFHGRLPLVLHLLSPAGRPLQVTTDLAAFWAGAWEQVKKEMRGRYPKHQWPDDPATARPVRLKRHL
- the mltF gene encoding membrane-bound lytic murein transglycosylase MltF, with the protein product MSLNRRPPIHHAVRRIQVLLTLALILLGTQGCEQPPLVERLRAKGILRVATVAGPLSCYLGEKGPAGLEYDLVTRFARHLKLKPRIVVYPTRNAAIAALHRGEVEMAAGFIIPVPIDEPPHYLSSALVQTTASFAHFMGYKRFNPENMDKVPVTVPKGSYAEKLLEQTPVSLKKLENVAEETLLSQIDQGIHHYTLTNRAQLKAHRSILPRLVPGTRLEQPLGIRWLFARFYDKSLLNQANDFLRDQAGNGYLEELQSKYIDSLPKRNYVTRRDFWKHIEDRLPRYLDLFRQAGEKTGIDWRLLAAIGYQESHWKAKAKSPTGVRGIMMLTLDTARQQGIDSRLDPAQSILGGARHLLWVAKRIPERIQGDDRLWFTLASYNIGYGHLEDARILTERHGKNPDKWEDVKRHLPLLSKKKYYSTLKNGKARGGEPVAYVENIRYYYRLLVHWDNTRRGLDCTSPFQPRLARKN
- the tadA gene encoding tRNA adenosine(34) deaminase TadA, with the translated sequence MRRIGTGDTFMQHALELAQRAEAQGEVPVGAVVVLDNEIIGEGWNQPIGRHDPSAHAEIMALRDAGERMKNYRLPETTLYVTLEPCPMCAGAIVHARVGKVIFGASDPRTGAAGSVFDLLPSDRRFNHLTEAEGGLLAEESAALLRQFFRARRG
- a CDS encoding rhodanese-like domain-containing protein: MKTFAQIAAEITPHITEMMPWDVEEYLQAHPETLIVDIRETHEYDTMHIADSLNVPRGILENACEWDFEETEPELVEARHRPVVLVCRSGNRSALAAYTLQQMGYENVISLKTGLRGWSDYELPLVDLEENPVDIEDADHYFANKILPEQRNPASRQQ